The genomic window CCATCGTCGATTGGTCTGGCTGTAATTGTGATGTTTGCCTTCAAGTTTATTGGTGCAAACTTGTTCCGTGTTTATCTAAACATTACCGAAGGTAAAGAAGGTCAAGACAACGAGAAGAAAGACAAACAAGACAAAACATTGACTGAGGAGACAGCATAATGAGCGAAGTCAAAGCGAAAAAACCTATGGTGACAGATATTTTTGTTGAGGGTGCTAAAAAAGGCTGGGTTATCGCAACTACCTCAACAGTTCCAAATGTTTTAATGGCATTTGTTATCATCAAAGCATTGCAAATTACTGGTGCTCTAGATCTTATGGGTTCTATCTTTGCTCCTGTGATGGCTGTTTTTGGTCTACCGGGCGAAGCTGCTGCTGTGTTAATTGGTGCTTGGATGTCAATGGGCGGCGCTGTGGGCGTGGTTATTACTTTGTTTGACCAAGGTATTTTGAACGGTGTTCATATTGCGATTCTAGCTCCTGCTATTTACCTTATGGGCTCACAAGTTCAGTATATGGGTCGCATCATGGGACCAATTGGCACAGAAGCTCGTTATATTCCGGTGATGATTGCTATCTCAATCATGAACGCATTTGGCGCTATGTTTGTCATGAATATGATTCTTTAAGGACTCGCGATGAACTTTTCCCTAAACGAATATCTAGAAGAGCTTCGCCCTTTAATTGATGTAGATTGCGGTACTTATACCGTTGCCGGTATTGAGGTGATTGCGAACCTCATGGCTGAAAAATATCAATCAATGCCGGGCTGGACAGTTAAGCGTATTGACTGTGGTAAAGCGGGTGTAGGGCTTGAAATTCGTAACCAACCTGACGCTGATCATATCGATGTGATGATGATGGGGCACATGGATACGGTTTTCCCTGTTGGCACAGTTGCTGAACGTCCAATGTCTTTGGATGCAGAAAAAGCTTATGGCCCAGGTGTTTCTGACATGAAATCGGGTTTGCTGAATGTGGTATACGCATTACGCAATCTAGATCAAGCTGTGTTAGATAAACTATCTATCTGCATCTGCATGAACCCAGACGAAGAAACCGGTTCTATGGATTCGGTTGATTGGATTCAAGCGACAGCTAAAAAAGCTCGCAATGTGTTAGTGATTGAAGCGGCGCGCGCGGACGGTGGCCTAGTTAAA from Vibrio neonatus includes these protein-coding regions:
- a CDS encoding YjiG family protein, whose protein sequence is MSEVKAKKPMVTDIFVEGAKKGWVIATTSTVPNVLMAFVIIKALQITGALDLMGSIFAPVMAVFGLPGEAAAVLIGAWMSMGGAVGVVITLFDQGILNGVHIAILAPAIYLMGSQVQYMGRIMGPIGTEARYIPVMIAISIMNAFGAMFVMNMIL